From the genome of Deinococcus sp. AJ005, one region includes:
- the lysS gene encoding homocitrate synthase, producing MTQQIPLPAQSTVPPIPARSWAIIDSTLREGEQFARGNFKSDDKIEVARALDAFGAEYIELTTPMVSAQTASDIRKLAELNLNAKLLTHVRCHMEDVQRAVDTGVDGLDLLFGTSSFLREFSHGKSIGQIIESAQKVIGWIKTNHPNLELRFSAEDTFRSEEADLMAVYKAVSDLGVHRVGLADTVGVATPRQVYALVREVRNVIHEGCGIEFHGHNDTGCAVSNAYEAIEAGATHIDTTILGIGERNGITPLGGFLARMFTFDPQGLVDKYNLEMLPELDNMIARMVGLPIPWNNYLTGEFAYNHKAGMHLKAIYLNPGAYEAIPPGAFGVGRRIQAASKVTGKHAIAYKARELGLHYGEDALRRVTDHIKALAENDDLDDAHLEELLRKWVSA from the coding sequence ATGACCCAGCAAATCCCCCTGCCCGCCCAATCCACCGTTCCCCCGATCCCCGCCCGCTCCTGGGCGATCATCGATTCCACCCTGCGGGAGGGCGAGCAGTTCGCGCGCGGCAATTTTAAGAGCGACGATAAGATTGAGGTGGCCCGCGCGCTGGACGCCTTCGGGGCCGAGTACATCGAACTGACCACGCCGATGGTCAGCGCCCAGACCGCCAGCGACATTCGCAAACTGGCGGAGCTGAATCTGAACGCCAAGCTGCTGACGCATGTGCGCTGTCATATGGAAGACGTGCAGCGGGCGGTGGACACGGGGGTGGACGGCCTGGACCTGCTGTTCGGCACTTCCAGCTTTCTGCGCGAATTCAGCCACGGCAAGAGCATCGGGCAGATCATCGAATCGGCGCAGAAGGTGATCGGCTGGATCAAGACCAACCACCCGAATCTGGAACTGCGTTTCTCTGCCGAGGACACCTTCCGCAGTGAGGAAGCCGATCTGATGGCCGTGTACAAGGCCGTTTCCGATCTGGGTGTTCATCGTGTGGGGCTGGCGGATACGGTGGGCGTGGCGACGCCCCGGCAGGTTTACGCACTGGTGCGGGAAGTGCGGAACGTGATCCACGAGGGCTGTGGCATCGAGTTCCACGGCCACAACGACACCGGCTGCGCGGTCAGCAATGCCTACGAGGCCATTGAGGCCGGGGCCACCCACATCGACACCACCATTCTGGGCATCGGCGAGCGCAACGGCATCACGCCGCTTGGGGGTTTTCTGGCGCGCATGTTCACCTTCGATCCGCAGGGGCTGGTGGACAAGTACAACCTGGAAATGCTGCCCGAACTGGACAACATGATCGCCCGCATGGTGGGCCTGCCGATCCCCTGGAACAACTACCTGACCGGCGAATTCGCCTACAACCACAAGGCCGGGATGCACCTCAAGGCCATTTACCTGAACCCCGGCGCATACGAGGCTATCCCCCCTGGAGCCTTCGGCGTGGGCCGCCGCATTCAGGCCGCCAGCAAGGTCACGGGCAAGCACGCCATCGCCTACAAGGCCCGCGAGCTGGGCCTGCACTACGGCGAGGACGCCCTGCGCCGCGTGACCGATCACATCAAGGCACTGGCCGAGAACGACGATCTGGACGACGCGCACCTTGAAGAACTGCTCCGCAAGTGGGTCAGTGCTTGA
- a CDS encoding tripartite tricarboxylate transporter substrate binding protein, which produces MSRLPRLTLIATAALLLTASAQAQSELKILAPASVGGGWDGTAQAIAETLRAEKLAPNVSVYNIPGKAGTLGLAEFVKLKGQPNNLMVTGFVMVAGIPINKSPYDLSSDVTPIARLTTSYEVLIVSAKSPYKTVEEMISAFKSNPSALRFGGSSEGGSGHVAVGKLAKELKIPMSQVKFIPSAGGAQAAKAMLGGELDVVSAGYSEIEDMIKSGQVRGLAILAPEAVAGVNLPTLIAKGYNVDVSNWRGVVATGKISAAQRSDLTVMMTRMVRTDTWKKKLAENKWDAYFASGTTFDRFVRVQKTDVAQLLQDLNILK; this is translated from the coding sequence ATGTCGCGTCTTCCCCGTTTGACCCTGATCGCCACTGCCGCCCTGCTGTTGACCGCCTCCGCGCAGGCACAGTCCGAACTCAAGATTCTGGCGCCAGCCTCGGTGGGCGGCGGCTGGGACGGCACCGCACAGGCGATTGCCGAGACGCTGCGCGCTGAGAAACTGGCCCCCAACGTCAGCGTGTACAACATTCCTGGCAAGGCCGGAACGCTGGGACTGGCCGAATTTGTGAAGCTCAAGGGCCAGCCCAACAACCTGATGGTCACGGGCTTTGTCATGGTGGCCGGAATCCCCATCAACAAAAGCCCGTATGACCTGTCTAGCGATGTGACCCCCATTGCCCGCCTGACCACCTCCTACGAGGTGCTGATCGTGTCGGCCAAATCGCCCTACAAGACCGTCGAGGAAATGATCAGCGCGTTCAAGAGTAACCCCTCGGCCCTCCGCTTCGGCGGCAGCAGCGAGGGCGGCAGCGGGCATGTCGCCGTGGGCAAGCTGGCCAAGGAACTCAAGATTCCCATGTCGCAGGTCAAGTTCATTCCCTCGGCAGGCGGCGCGCAGGCGGCCAAGGCCATGCTGGGCGGCGAACTGGACGTGGTCAGCGCCGGGTACAGCGAGATTGAGGACATGATCAAGAGCGGGCAGGTGCGCGGCCTGGCGATCCTGGCCCCTGAAGCGGTGGCGGGCGTCAACCTGCCCACATTGATCGCCAAGGGCTACAACGTGGACGTCTCCAACTGGCGCGGCGTCGTGGCGACGGGCAAGATCAGCGCTGCCCAACGTTCTGACCTCACGGTCATGATGACCCGTATGGTCCGCACGGACACCTGGAAAAAGAAACTGGCCGAGAACAAGTGGGACGCTTACTTCGCCTCCGGCACGACTTTTGACCGTTTTGTGAGGGTGCAGAAGACCGATGTGGCGCAGTTGTTGCAGGATCTGAATATCCTGAAGTAA
- the argC gene encoding N-acetyl-gamma-glutamyl-phosphate reductase yields MSRPSSEQLTVAIVGGSGYAGGEFLRLALGHPNLNVTQVTSERSAGTPVSMVHPNLRGRTTLKFRKLAELEEADVIVLALPHNSAAKRLAEFESKGRVLIDLSADFRLKDPEVYQKVYGEPHPAPEKLGEWVYGNPELHREELIGATRIACAGCFATSVILALYPLLKLGVLLPKDIIATGLVGSSAAGASASESSHHPERAGSLRVYKPVGHRHTAEAQQELPGHFPLHLTAISTPRVRGILTTAQAWIPDGYSDRDVWSAYREVYAAEPFIRIVKVAKGIHRYPDPMLLDGTNYCDIGFEMDQDTGRVVLMSAIDNLVKGTAGHAVQSLNIAQGWDETTGLEFAGLHPA; encoded by the coding sequence ATGAGCCGTCCATCTTCTGAACAATTGACAGTCGCCATCGTGGGGGGCAGCGGGTACGCAGGCGGGGAATTCCTGCGGCTGGCGCTGGGGCACCCCAACCTGAACGTCACGCAGGTGACCAGCGAACGTAGCGCCGGAACCCCGGTCAGCATGGTCCACCCCAACCTGCGCGGGCGCACCACCCTGAAATTCCGCAAACTGGCCGAGCTGGAGGAAGCCGACGTGATCGTGCTGGCCCTGCCGCACAACTCGGCAGCCAAACGGCTGGCTGAATTCGAGAGCAAGGGCCGCGTCCTGATCGATCTGTCCGCCGACTTCCGTCTGAAAGACCCGGAGGTGTACCAGAAGGTCTACGGCGAACCCCATCCTGCTCCCGAGAAACTGGGCGAATGGGTCTACGGCAACCCCGAACTGCACCGCGAGGAACTGATCGGCGCGACCCGCATCGCCTGCGCGGGCTGCTTTGCCACGTCCGTGATTCTGGCGCTGTATCCGCTGCTGAAGCTGGGGGTGCTGCTGCCCAAAGACATCATCGCCACCGGACTGGTGGGGAGCAGCGCGGCAGGGGCCAGCGCCTCTGAATCCTCGCACCACCCAGAGCGGGCAGGCAGTCTGCGGGTCTACAAGCCCGTCGGTCACCGCCACACCGCCGAGGCGCAGCAGGAGTTGCCCGGCCACTTTCCACTGCACCTGACCGCCATCAGCACGCCGCGCGTGCGGGGCATCCTGACCACCGCGCAGGCATGGATTCCCGATGGCTACAGTGACCGCGACGTCTGGAGCGCCTACCGCGAGGTTTACGCCGCCGAGCCGTTTATCCGCATTGTCAAGGTGGCAAAAGGGATTCACCGTTACCCCGACCCAATGCTGCTGGACGGCACCAACTACTGCGACATCGGCTTCGAGATGGATCAGGACACCGGGCGCGTGGTGCTGATGAGCGCCATCGACAATCTGGTCAAGGGCACGGCGGGACACGCTGTCCAGTCTCTGAACATCGCGCAGGGCTGGGACGAAACGACGGGGCTGGAATTTGCAGGGCTGCACCCGGCCTGA
- the secD gene encoding protein translocase subunit SecD has translation MTYGNNRNNKNKGGNDRRPPPPRRSGAPSSSKSSPWIPLLLLITLLGSLAYIWRPWEHPNNLGSIWNDKFQFITLGLDLKGGLRIELAPESGTATKDELDRVKTVIENRVNALGVAEPTVTVAGGKRVVVEIPGATPAIQQRARAIIQQTAKLEFRIVKDGAQPDPAVRTSKPGSGGYTLAQLGPIEATGEVVESATSGTNPQTGQWVVNFQTTDKGAQTFGDFTGKNVNKLMAVVLDDQIQSVATINQKLFRDIQISGSFTPEEANQLALVLKSGALPIKIKTEAERAIGPTLGADAIRSGAIAALVGIGLVFVMLFAYYGLWFGLVGALGLLFSSILILGMLAGFGSTLTLPGIAGLVLTIGAAVDGNVISFERIKEELYRGKGIRNSIEAGYKHSTAAILDVNASHLLAAVALYNYSTGPVKGFAVTLMIGVIAATFSNLVFARWFIEWIARRHPNMNARQWVKNTHIDFIKAAPYITTASILLAVIGGGVLATKGLNYGVDFTSGTTLTLRTDTTTNTEQVRAAASGAGIAKVNDQSAAIQRDVNPTQNGVQYNVKVPELTAAEADKLGAALSKLPGGEVQATETVGPTVGKELTQKTIYAVLLGLGLILVYVGFRFDFIMGLGSIVAVLHDVAIVMGLYSLLGLEFGIASVAALLTLIGYSLNDSIIVSDRIRENIREMRGQSFREIVNVSINQTLSRTIMTSVSTMLPLISLLIFGGPVLRDFSLALLVGIVIGTYSSIYIVAPLVVYVEEWNKKRQSGAKPVKA, from the coding sequence GTGACCTACGGCAACAACCGCAACAACAAAAATAAGGGCGGCAATGACCGCCGTCCACCACCGCCCCGGCGCAGTGGTGCGCCCAGTTCCAGCAAATCCAGTCCCTGGATTCCGCTGCTGCTGCTGATCACACTGCTGGGCAGCCTGGCCTATATCTGGCGGCCCTGGGAACACCCCAATAACCTGGGCAGCATCTGGAACGACAAATTCCAGTTCATCACGCTGGGCCTGGACCTCAAGGGCGGCCTGCGGATCGAACTGGCTCCCGAATCCGGTACGGCCACCAAGGACGAGCTGGACCGCGTGAAAACCGTGATCGAGAACCGCGTCAATGCACTGGGCGTGGCCGAACCCACCGTGACGGTGGCCGGGGGCAAGCGCGTGGTGGTGGAGATTCCAGGCGCAACGCCTGCCATCCAGCAACGCGCCCGCGCGATCATCCAGCAGACCGCCAAGCTGGAATTCAGGATTGTCAAGGATGGCGCACAGCCTGATCCGGCAGTGCGTACCAGCAAACCCGGCTCCGGCGGCTACACGCTGGCACAGCTTGGGCCTATCGAGGCCACCGGGGAAGTGGTGGAAAGCGCCACCTCGGGCACCAACCCGCAGACCGGGCAGTGGGTGGTCAACTTCCAGACCACAGACAAGGGCGCACAGACCTTCGGGGACTTCACCGGCAAGAACGTAAACAAACTGATGGCCGTGGTGCTGGACGATCAGATTCAGAGCGTCGCCACCATCAACCAGAAGCTGTTCCGCGACATCCAGATCAGCGGATCGTTTACGCCGGAGGAAGCCAATCAGCTCGCCCTCGTGCTGAAATCCGGCGCGCTGCCCATCAAGATCAAGACGGAAGCTGAACGCGCCATCGGGCCGACATTGGGTGCGGACGCCATCCGCAGCGGCGCGATTGCCGCGCTGGTAGGTATCGGACTGGTCTTCGTGATGCTGTTCGCGTATTACGGACTGTGGTTTGGTCTGGTGGGCGCGCTGGGGCTGCTGTTCTCCAGCATCCTGATTCTGGGAATGCTGGCGGGCTTCGGCTCCACGCTGACGCTGCCAGGGATCGCGGGTCTGGTGCTGACCATCGGGGCTGCCGTGGACGGCAACGTGATCTCGTTCGAGCGCATCAAGGAAGAATTGTACCGGGGCAAGGGCATCAGGAATTCCATTGAGGCCGGGTACAAACACTCCACCGCCGCGATTCTGGACGTGAACGCCTCGCACCTGCTGGCCGCCGTGGCGCTCTACAACTACTCCACCGGGCCGGTCAAGGGCTTTGCCGTCACGCTGATGATCGGCGTGATCGCCGCGACGTTCTCGAATCTGGTCTTCGCCCGGTGGTTTATCGAGTGGATCGCCCGACGTCATCCCAACATGAATGCTCGGCAGTGGGTCAAGAACACCCACATCGACTTTATTAAAGCCGCACCGTACATCACCACCGCCAGCATCCTGCTCGCCGTCATCGGCGGGGGCGTCCTGGCCACCAAGGGCCTGAATTACGGCGTGGACTTCACCTCCGGCACCACGCTGACTCTGCGGACCGACACCACCACCAACACCGAGCAGGTGCGGGCGGCGGCGTCCGGTGCGGGCATCGCCAAGGTCAATGACCAGAGCGCGGCCATCCAGCGAGACGTGAATCCCACCCAGAACGGCGTCCAGTACAACGTCAAGGTGCCGGAACTGACCGCCGCCGAGGCCGATAAGTTGGGCGCAGCCCTGAGCAAACTGCCCGGCGGCGAGGTCCAGGCCACCGAAACCGTCGGTCCCACGGTGGGCAAGGAACTGACCCAGAAGACCATCTACGCCGTGCTGCTGGGCCTGGGATTGATCCTGGTGTACGTGGGCTTCCGCTTCGACTTCATCATGGGGCTGGGCAGCATTGTGGCCGTGCTGCACGACGTGGCGATTGTGATGGGCCTGTACTCGCTCCTGGGGCTGGAGTTCGGCATCGCCAGTGTGGCGGCCCTGCTGACCCTGATCGGCTACTCGCTAAACGACTCAATCATCGTCTCGGACCGGATTCGCGAGAATATTCGCGAGATGCGTGGCCAGAGCTTCCGCGAGATCGTCAACGTCAGCATCAACCAGACGCTCTCGCGCACCATCATGACCTCGGTCTCCACCATGCTGCCCCTGATCAGCCTGCTGATCTTCGGTGGCCCGGTGCTGCGCGACTTCAGTCTGGCGCTGCTGGTGGGCATCGTCATCGGCACCTACAGCAGCATCTATATCGTCGCGCCGCTGGTGGTGTACGTCGAGGAATGGAACAAGAAGCGCCAGAGTGGAGCCAAACCCGTCAAGGCTTAG